A window from Nothobranchius furzeri strain GRZ-AD chromosome 17, NfurGRZ-RIMD1, whole genome shotgun sequence encodes these proteins:
- the LOC107394005 gene encoding beta-1,3-galactosyl-O-glycosyl-glycoprotein beta-1,6-N-acetylglucosaminyltransferase, whose protein sequence is MRLLKRGSRLLFLKLSIGLGSLWMLYLASHLDTDKVSGFTRSHSWLEYTDEDGGPEKVCNCSGILQRDQESLEQAKLLTLTKTFRKRIQIPDEFYINETRDCRNFKLRRKYLTFPLSKEEEDFPLAYSMVVHHKVQNFERLLRAIYAPQNIYCVHVDKKSAPSVTSAILAITSCFPNVFMVSEAVSVVYAGWSRVQADLNCMADLYNASTKWKYFINLCGQDFPLKTNLEMVRMLQSLKGSNSLESESLPAEKRWRIHYVHNITDGKIKTTKELKKPPPFNLPIKSGSAYIVVTRGYVGSVLKDSKIKDLTNWFKDTYSPDELIWATIQRIPGVPGSKWPSRKYDQTDVNAFARLVKWAWHEGSQDSESAVYPECQGNHVRSICVYGAGDLQWLLQNHHFFANKFDTATDPIAVFCLEKHLRHKALAEAE, encoded by the exons ATGCGGTTGCTGAAACGAGGAAGCCGGCTACTGTTCCTGAAGCTCTCCATTGGACTGGGATCTCTGTGGATGCTTTACCTAGCCAGTCATCTGGACACAGACAAGGTCTCTGGATTCACCCGCAGTCACAGCTGGCTGGAGTATACAGACGAGGATGGAGGCCCAGAGAAAGTGTGCAACTGTTCAGGAATCCTGCAAAGAGACCAGGAGTCTCTGGAGCAGGCCAAACTGTTGACTTTAACCAAAACGTTCCGCAAGAGGATTCAAATCCCAGATGAGTTTTATATTAATGAAACCCGGGACTGCAG GAACTTCAAATTAAGGAGGAAATACTTAACATTTCCACTGAGCAAAGAGGAGGAAGACTTTCCTTTGGCTTATTCCATGGTGGTTCATCACAAA GTGCAGAACTTTGAACGTCTACTGCGGGCCATCTATGCACCTCAGAATATTTATTGTGTCCACGTGGACAAAAAATCTGCCCCTTCTGTAACATCCGCCATCCTGGCCATCACTTCCTGTTTCCCCAACGTCTTCATGGTCAGCGAGGCGGTCAGTGTTGTGTACGCTGGCTGGTCTCGTGTCCAAGCTGATCTGAACTGTATGGCTGACCTCTACAACGCCAGTACCAAATGGAAATACTTCATCAACCTCTGTGGCCAGGACTTCCCTCTGAAAACCAACTTGGAGATGGTTCGAATGCTGCAGTCACTGAAGGGCAGCAACAGCCTGGAGTCAGAGAGCCTGCCTGCAGAAAAAAGATGGAGGATACATTACGTTCACAATATTACTGATGGGAAAATCAAG ACGACGAAAGAATTAAAGAAACCACCTCCCTTCAACCTGCCCATCAAGTCAGGAAGTGCCTACATCGTGGTTACTCGAGGTTATGTTGGCAGCGTGCTGAAAGACTCCAAAATAAAGGATCTTACTAACTGGTTTAAAGATACCTACAGTCCAGATGAGCTCATCTGGGCAACCATTCAGCGGATCCCTGGTGTTCCTGGCTCAAAGTGGCCCAGCCGTAAATACGACCAGACAGATGTCAACGCATTTGCACGGCTGGTGAAGTGGGCGTGGCATGAGGGGTCACAGGATTCAGAGTCAGCGGTGTACCCCGAGTGTCAAGGCAACCATGTCAGGTCAATATGTGTGTATGGAGCTGGAGACCTGCAGTGGCTTCTTCAAAACCACCATTTCTTTGCCAACAAGTTTGACACAGCCACAGATCCCATTGCTGTCTTCTGCCTGGAGAAACATCTCAGACATAAAGCTCTGGCTGAGGCAGAGTAG